One genomic segment of Hordeum vulgare subsp. vulgare chromosome 2H, MorexV3_pseudomolecules_assembly, whole genome shotgun sequence includes these proteins:
- the LOC123429585 gene encoding probable carboxylesterase 18 → MSGDVARKELRARVGAMPWAVRLQLRALEAAVDATQRRDGTVNRFLFSLLVDRQAPANPARADAGGVRSVDFTVDASTGVPARVYFAAAAGAEAEASPHPVIVYFHGGGFTVFSAATRPYDVLCRTICRETGAVVVSVTYRLAPEHRYPAAYDDGEAALRYLATTGLPAEVPVRVDLSRCFLAGDSAGANIAHHVAQRWTAAPAATTPPAIHLVGLLLLSAYFGGEDRTESEKALEGVAPIVNLRRSDFWWKAFLPEGADRNHPAAHVTGEAGPEPELPDAFPPAMVVVGGLDPLQEWGRLYAAMLRRKGKEVRVVEFTEAVHAFYFFPALPDTGKLVGEIRAFVESIAPRSTA, encoded by the coding sequence ATGTCCGGCGACGTCGCTCGCAAGGAGCTCCGGGCGCGCGTGGGGGCGATGCCGTGGGCGGTGCGGCTCCAGCTGCGCGCGCTCGAGGCCGCCGTCGACGCCACGCAGCGCCGGGACGGCACCGTCAACCGCTTCCTCTTCTCGCTGCTCGTGGACCGCCAGGCGCCCGCCAACCCCGCGCGCGCGGACGCCGGGGGCGTCCGCTCCGTGGACTTCACCGTCGACGCGTCCACCGGCGTGCCGGCCCGCGTCTActtcgcggcggcggcgggggcggaggcggaggcgtcgcCGCACCCCGTCATCGTGTACTTCCACGGCGGCGGCTTCACGGTGTTCTCCGCGGCCACCCGCCCCTACGACGTGCTCTGCCGCACCATCTGCCGCGAGACGGGCGCCGTGGTCGTGTCCGTGACCTACCGCCTCGCGCCCGAGCACCGCTACCCCGCCGCCTACGACGACGGGGAGGCCGCCCTCCGGTACCTCGCCACCACCGGCCTACCCGCCGAGGTCCCCGTCCGCGTCGACCTCTCCCGCTGCTTCCTCGCCGGCGACAGCGCCGGCGCCAACATCGCGCACCACGTGGCCCAGCGCTGGACGGCGGCACCGGCGGCGACAACGCCTCCAGCCATCCACCTCGTCGGCCTCCTGCTCCTGTCCGCCTACTTCGGCGGAGAGGACCGGACAGAGTCGGAGAAAGCACTGGAGGGCGTGGCCCCGATCGTCAACCTCCGCCGGTCCGACTTCTGGTGGAAGGCGTTCTTGCCGGAGGGCGCCGACCGGAACCACCCGGCCGCGCACGTGACGGGCGAGGCAGGCCCGGAGCCGGAGCTGCCGGATGCGTTCCCGCCGGCGATGGTGGTGGTCGGCGGGCTCGACCCGCTACAGGAGTGGGGGCGGCTGTATGCCGCCATGCTGCGCCGGAAGGGCAAGGAGGTGCGCGTGGTGGAGTTCACGGAGGCTGTACACGCCTTCTACTTCTTTCCGGCGCTGCCCGACACCGGCAAGCTCGTCGGGGAGATCAGGGCGTTCGTGGAGAGCATCGCGCCTAGGTCGACCGCGTAG